A genomic stretch from Holophagales bacterium includes:
- a CDS encoding carboxypeptidase regulatory-like domain-containing protein, with the protein MPLRVGRQSTCRRIAGRAAVAAALFSLPAVARPAPAETTIGSGQLRLVGASFDVEPIAQAVPVGVPAALRTLFGGDASGLARAGLRVSAELTGPGLPAPLTLTTAPGADLRLPPLQVRGEYRLEAIRLTDGAGTSIPGAHSVATVVVTDVLVSSISSRVLTPAEVADRGIVVDDRSFKAFSFALGLAIQGQTIGIELPAIVWNGREYQAIGPPQIVVEGPPLERFQPPTIVAVPLFDAEDAPPPFEEDGFDEETVAPRPVFGLLVFPGNVRFLNQFLSVVLMVQNGSPEGSGLVLRDVATTVRLPASALRLAGTTPAVADGQPIPVRHPGPDGVLDTTDDLVVLAALQAGSAELVAEGLRVGTHEVVCEIGATLDGLAGQPARRLSGRARGSVVIRDPSFGLTFHHPEVVRRDEEYELRVTVANTSTVRANQVSLALDAASLTGAVPLDVPPGTDPLAALGDIPPGDAADARFRLRATRTGRVVASAFTSDGAVSGSLRLRAGVTNDGVPLSPDTFLFPSFVAALPAPFVDAATRLIGIAHGLATADATVPGSLSPPDFSDGSVRARATELVAAARRARIGQPISSAVADVLLSWLGTRDEIPGFDLVRRGNTRGRELEAAAALSLEELLRTGGRSALDQLLVDAATANGEPEFPGRKPTGPAVVLLESAGPADPVARLRLREVRTGAETSGGPEEATVLREVPYAALLALVAPGGGAAGLIGRLPEQGLEVAIEGRRTGLVGLDVLFPDGQGGLSRVRFGGIPVREGSLTTARIVVGTPLVVLSSSIDVPRVASASMAPPSPFAAVAAVQDVDANPLGKVVTLLFNRAVDARAASDTRLWRLPTTTSGGGILERAVEAVSTSTDPRLVSLLAAGVVSPVRPGTARGDLVPSSTGEGWSGELAVTARLAVEGGELEGRVLGPDGTPLPDVPVRLSESATDDLSGRTFEATTATTRTDARGSFAFDFVRRQDGRPFRLDANDPASGARGWAAGSIRQNGDLVHVDVALLGRGTVRGTVVDGTGARVAGAIVRCRSAVDSYLSSQFSAADGSFVFLSVPVGTLQLQAEEPRTRETTWGTARLDAPGASNEVTLVLEARPRARLSGRVLRGAGGPFAGAWVAGYGETGEYFGARKTPEDGSFLFESAPAGAVKLEVLDGSAHAPVLVQPLTLLPDGVHDVTLVVEVVTPRFGAVSGVVRRTFEGVTIPVAGAPVWVSRGGIRTTSAADGSYRVGDVPVGATTVWAQLPSSGRATSVAATVLEGATSPADLLFADTSLGSVRGTVVDQSGQPRADALVEIWDVGPPLKLVSGTRSGGDGSFHLPNVPPGSWRVQATAAETRGGVALRNAGSTMATLPGPGASATVTLALRGFVDVTGRVVARARDRNGDLVESPVFCTVDVAAGHFSGGLPEDPDTGDDPENGRVFADGPGFAGSVDSDPSAGTFRFPFVHGGRILLVAKNPFYGERVVDLGDVKGDAVRGPIDLVFDGNLGVVDGFLFDAAGAPVAGAPVSLEPLGTPFGEALESTTAPDGAFLFPLVPLGLNNRVVYSGSLGGVDRWAEALVSVTAASPRARATLRVVPVGEVTVRVVENASGAISPVAGAEVRVEEAEGLRRALDGVADAEGIARFRGVSAGPIVVLARKDLVAGRGSVLGAGEGFRVDAMVTLAQTAEVKGVVRQPSDGTGLGGVNVLVDAGPWKGILGAATTDAEGRFLIEGLPGGDGTVYRIRAEDPRTLRGGSSPVFVLLAGEVKEIDVTLRGIGSVTGVLRTFDGTRALAGAEVDVSSHSEDGSGSPDLRISTGEDGRYRAEGVPEGTILVRARVPLSGLSARATGRLSGEGETLTVDLAASATGRVRGEVLASSGEPLPVGSLAPEVRLEAGATLETRLSVAYDFVEVDATAPLLLQASERVEPFHGGLLRGRAVAGQTVVADVRYAPFGTLRVRVVKPDPDHHGLFLPAPGVVVLSCGEPYEHRFPCGMPVRTDSAGNVTLSSVGGGAPGRLVATEEATGASGTSGVAPFSADGETRDVTVVVEPRGVVRGRLLLPAGAGPAGDASVVLQQQDLRGFWIDVASTVSSTDGRFELRDVGFGHLVLRAATTTGLLARVEVALPLTASIPVVGTGDLILDGERPRVVLGTPSDGSFDVALTPAIEAVFSEPLGAALHGRRPEDFVELSGPYGAVPATVTLDAGDTLLRVALANGASLAGATTYQFRVLGSLPDRAGLTLGGDVVVRFTTADLTAPTILTSSPLPGQIQVATDVNPVVVFTKALDAATVASGVRLERRDAPQGPVACAPALRADGRTVALNPDSPLAEEAGYEIVVDDVADAAGNRLPSTVRIPFLTRDDHAPVVTLDTPTTSTPLEGSIQEFTLRFDDDDVDLVRLTIAAATGSTTCGESPPAPSERAISFSCRLPLISAAGGTSVVVRAEGIDRSGNAALPSDTVLALAPDAPPVLTVTSPTDGTRYLSGTAILVVGSVEEDNGPVTVTVSFGGANWTTSGPGTFSLSLPVPIVAAPATLVLEVSAVDAAGNAARSIAIPLGVDPDVTFPSISIAAPETGSAFIGGRPLLLVASATDDATGVSLRWRAGSGEWSPPAVGALSILVPTPVVMAETPFLLELEARDGAGNVTPATRSVRLLPNLAPILSVTMPGPGFRVTALASFVVTGTASDDGGLPTVTATYGGATRTSTGEDFSFSFPAPAVSTPTESTLQVMAADAEGNSSGPVDLVVTVVPDAGGTPTIVLTSPDPAVLLAGEDASVRLTYADNVGLEAATAEVTGGLTSGGQLSYALAGTSAEKSVPLTSAAVPFGTPARISAELRNISARTASLDVALPVAFHRLENPLPAGPIAEGSLLSLAFRLTPEGRARAAALRLEIGTQTAEGFASVACAQRSAPLAELETLAIEVPSGLAGLVLRSVLVEAGGNEATAADADGRALFEKPVVTTADTASPTVAIVAPAEAETFRAGAPVAVDVTATDDVRLRSIEVAFAGITKACAASPCRVSFFAPQAAAPASHTITAVAKDASGRNANATVTVTVAPPAGASPGVADQRGDGRKPRVAFVTPAHSPAAVPPLSTYVPWVDASDEDGIETIELFLGDDAQAPCLVLRMPEDAWPPRKGCAIPGLPEGTELVLLARATDRAGESAEARSVLVVREGLRLLGPVSLAGRRDELADTTLYVEGDVSVDGELLVGELHLRAGATLRPSPGGATPDGLRIRARSDLVLDAGSRVDVSATGARRASELDPGSPPDREGEGAPHGGDAGVEGALRAAYGSASDPVLPGARGGTAGTFGGGVVSLRARRIVLAGVVEANGEDGNVDRPAWRGLGAGGSIFLAADETVSGPVDTDVKAPRWGFLSARGGAPSPAEAVPFAGAFAAGGRLALSAPLLTLPLLDVSGTRPPEAPVSGRTGTIFVRDALRPDGVLLVPRPLAARSRLRGRHRDGHRRTAGPRGRSRHRGGARSPGRHADRGGRPVPRHPRVRWAGRLRFG; encoded by the coding sequence GTGCCGTTGAGGGTCGGGCGGCAGAGCACGTGCCGCCGGATCGCGGGACGGGCGGCCGTGGCGGCTGCGCTCTTCTCTCTGCCTGCGGTCGCGCGCCCGGCGCCTGCGGAGACGACTATCGGCTCTGGTCAGCTCCGCCTGGTGGGGGCTTCGTTCGACGTGGAGCCGATTGCACAGGCCGTCCCGGTCGGAGTTCCGGCGGCGCTTCGGACGCTCTTCGGCGGTGATGCTTCCGGTCTCGCGCGGGCGGGACTGCGTGTTTCGGCCGAGCTCACCGGGCCGGGACTGCCGGCTCCGCTGACCCTCACGACGGCCCCTGGCGCCGACCTGCGCCTTCCGCCGCTCCAGGTGAGGGGCGAATACCGGCTGGAGGCGATCCGCCTGACGGACGGGGCGGGCACGTCGATTCCGGGCGCGCACTCCGTCGCGACGGTGGTCGTGACGGACGTCCTCGTGTCGAGCATCTCGTCCCGCGTCCTGACTCCCGCAGAGGTGGCGGACCGCGGCATCGTGGTAGACGACCGGAGCTTCAAGGCTTTTTCGTTTGCCCTCGGGCTCGCGATTCAGGGACAGACGATCGGTATAGAGCTGCCTGCCATCGTCTGGAACGGCAGGGAGTACCAGGCGATCGGCCCACCGCAGATCGTGGTCGAAGGACCGCCGCTCGAACGGTTTCAGCCGCCCACGATCGTCGCCGTGCCGCTCTTCGACGCGGAGGACGCCCCTCCTCCGTTCGAGGAGGACGGCTTCGACGAGGAGACCGTCGCGCCGCGCCCGGTCTTCGGTCTCCTGGTCTTTCCCGGGAACGTCCGCTTCCTGAACCAGTTCCTCTCAGTCGTACTGATGGTCCAGAACGGGAGTCCGGAGGGCTCGGGGCTGGTTCTGAGAGACGTCGCGACGACGGTGCGCCTTCCCGCGAGCGCTCTCCGCCTGGCCGGGACGACGCCGGCCGTGGCCGACGGCCAGCCGATTCCCGTCCGCCACCCCGGTCCCGACGGCGTCCTCGACACGACGGACGACCTCGTGGTCCTCGCCGCCCTCCAGGCCGGTTCGGCAGAGCTGGTGGCCGAGGGGCTCCGAGTCGGGACGCACGAGGTCGTCTGCGAGATCGGTGCGACGCTCGACGGTCTCGCGGGCCAGCCGGCCCGGCGTCTGTCGGGCCGGGCCCGGGGAAGCGTCGTGATTCGAGACCCGAGCTTCGGCCTGACCTTCCATCATCCCGAGGTCGTCCGCAGGGACGAGGAGTACGAGCTGCGGGTCACCGTGGCGAACACGTCCACGGTGCGAGCGAACCAGGTTTCGCTCGCCCTCGATGCCGCAAGCCTGACAGGGGCCGTACCCCTCGACGTTCCGCCCGGCACTGACCCACTCGCCGCATTGGGCGACATCCCGCCGGGAGACGCGGCCGACGCGCGGTTCCGCCTACGCGCGACGCGCACCGGCCGGGTCGTCGCGTCGGCCTTCACGTCCGACGGGGCGGTCTCGGGTTCGCTGCGCCTCCGGGCCGGCGTGACGAACGACGGCGTGCCCCTCTCGCCCGACACGTTTCTCTTTCCCTCTTTCGTCGCCGCGCTGCCTGCGCCCTTCGTGGACGCGGCGACGAGACTGATCGGCATCGCGCACGGCCTCGCGACGGCCGATGCGACGGTCCCGGGGAGCCTCTCCCCGCCCGACTTCTCCGACGGCTCGGTTCGCGCACGCGCGACCGAGCTCGTCGCAGCCGCCCGGAGGGCGCGCATCGGCCAGCCCATTTCCTCGGCCGTTGCGGACGTCCTCCTGAGCTGGCTCGGTACCCGGGACGAGATCCCGGGGTTCGACCTCGTCCGCCGCGGAAACACCCGTGGACGTGAGCTGGAGGCGGCCGCGGCTCTCAGCCTCGAGGAACTCCTCAGGACGGGAGGACGATCCGCTCTCGACCAGTTGCTGGTCGATGCCGCAACTGCGAACGGGGAGCCGGAATTCCCGGGACGGAAGCCGACCGGGCCTGCGGTCGTCCTACTCGAATCGGCCGGCCCGGCAGATCCTGTGGCGCGCCTGCGGCTGCGGGAGGTGCGAACCGGCGCAGAAACGTCCGGCGGACCCGAGGAGGCGACCGTCCTCCGGGAGGTGCCGTACGCCGCGCTCTTGGCCCTGGTGGCGCCTGGAGGCGGCGCAGCGGGGCTCATAGGTCGCCTGCCGGAGCAGGGGCTCGAGGTGGCGATCGAGGGCCGCCGAACCGGCCTGGTCGGGCTGGATGTTCTCTTCCCGGATGGGCAGGGCGGTCTCTCCCGCGTGAGGTTCGGCGGCATCCCGGTGCGGGAAGGCTCGCTGACGACGGCGCGGATCGTCGTCGGAACTCCTCTCGTCGTCCTCAGCTCCTCGATCGACGTGCCGAGAGTCGCGAGCGCCTCGATGGCACCCCCTTCGCCGTTCGCGGCGGTCGCGGCCGTCCAGGACGTCGATGCGAACCCGCTCGGGAAGGTCGTCACGCTCCTCTTCAACCGGGCCGTCGACGCGAGAGCAGCGTCCGACACTCGACTCTGGCGCCTCCCGACGACGACGAGCGGAGGAGGCATTCTGGAACGGGCGGTCGAGGCGGTCTCGACGTCGACGGACCCCCGCCTCGTCTCGCTTCTCGCCGCCGGCGTCGTGAGTCCCGTCCGCCCGGGAACGGCTCGCGGCGACCTCGTCCCATCGAGCACGGGAGAGGGGTGGAGCGGGGAGCTCGCGGTCACCGCCAGACTCGCGGTCGAGGGGGGTGAGCTCGAGGGGCGCGTCCTTGGCCCCGACGGCACACCTCTGCCGGACGTACCGGTTCGTCTCTCAGAGTCGGCGACGGACGATCTTTCCGGGCGGACCTTCGAGGCGACGACGGCGACGACGCGGACCGACGCCCGTGGCTCCTTCGCATTCGACTTCGTGCGCCGGCAGGATGGAAGACCCTTTCGCCTCGATGCGAACGATCCGGCCTCAGGGGCGCGGGGCTGGGCGGCCGGCTCGATACGGCAGAACGGCGATCTCGTGCACGTCGACGTCGCGCTGCTCGGGAGAGGGACCGTGCGCGGCACCGTCGTCGACGGGACGGGAGCCCGCGTCGCAGGGGCGATCGTCCGTTGCCGGTCCGCAGTCGATTCGTATCTGAGCTCGCAGTTCAGCGCGGCCGACGGGTCCTTCGTCTTCCTGTCGGTGCCCGTGGGTACCCTTCAGCTGCAGGCCGAAGAGCCGCGTACGAGAGAGACGACGTGGGGCACGGCGCGGCTCGACGCGCCCGGGGCCTCGAACGAGGTGACGCTCGTGCTGGAGGCGCGCCCAAGGGCGCGCCTCTCGGGGCGGGTCCTGCGCGGCGCCGGCGGACCCTTCGCGGGCGCCTGGGTTGCGGGCTATGGCGAAACGGGCGAGTACTTCGGCGCCCGGAAGACTCCGGAGGACGGAAGCTTCCTGTTCGAGTCGGCTCCCGCGGGGGCGGTGAAGCTCGAGGTCCTCGACGGATCCGCGCACGCGCCGGTTCTCGTGCAGCCCCTCACGCTTCTTCCGGACGGCGTCCACGACGTGACGCTCGTCGTCGAGGTCGTCACTCCCCGGTTCGGGGCGGTGAGCGGGGTCGTCCGGAGGACATTCGAGGGCGTGACCATTCCCGTAGCCGGTGCCCCGGTCTGGGTTTCACGCGGTGGCATCCGAACGACCAGTGCCGCAGACGGCTCGTACCGTGTCGGCGACGTGCCGGTCGGGGCGACGACGGTCTGGGCACAGCTTCCGTCCTCGGGCCGGGCCACCTCGGTCGCGGCGACCGTTCTCGAGGGCGCGACGTCCCCGGCCGACCTGCTCTTCGCCGACACGAGCCTCGGGAGCGTTCGTGGCACCGTCGTCGACCAGTCCGGCCAGCCGCGCGCGGACGCTCTCGTCGAGATCTGGGACGTGGGTCCGCCGCTGAAGCTCGTATCCGGCACGCGGAGCGGTGGCGACGGAAGCTTCCACCTCCCGAACGTGCCGCCAGGGTCGTGGCGGGTACAGGCCACGGCGGCCGAGACGAGAGGTGGCGTCGCGTTGCGAAACGCGGGCTCGACGATGGCGACTCTCCCCGGGCCGGGGGCGTCGGCCACGGTGACCCTTGCTCTCCGGGGATTCGTCGACGTCACGGGGCGCGTCGTTGCGCGGGCTCGTGATCGGAACGGGGACCTGGTGGAGAGCCCGGTCTTCTGCACGGTGGACGTCGCAGCGGGGCACTTCTCGGGCGGCCTTCCCGAGGATCCCGACACGGGCGACGACCCGGAGAACGGGCGCGTCTTCGCCGACGGTCCCGGATTCGCGGGTTCGGTCGATTCCGATCCGTCCGCGGGCACCTTCCGCTTCCCGTTCGTCCACGGGGGGCGGATCCTTCTCGTCGCGAAGAACCCGTTCTACGGCGAGCGCGTCGTCGACCTCGGCGACGTCAAGGGGGATGCGGTGCGGGGGCCGATCGATCTCGTCTTCGACGGGAACCTCGGCGTCGTCGACGGATTTCTCTTCGACGCGGCGGGCGCTCCGGTTGCCGGAGCGCCCGTCTCACTGGAACCGCTCGGGACCCCGTTCGGCGAAGCGCTCGAGTCGACGACCGCACCGGACGGGGCGTTCCTCTTTCCGCTCGTCCCGCTCGGCCTGAACAACCGCGTCGTCTACTCGGGCTCCCTCGGTGGTGTCGACCGCTGGGCCGAGGCGCTCGTCAGCGTCACGGCCGCCTCGCCCCGGGCGCGCGCTACGCTGCGCGTCGTTCCGGTCGGAGAGGTCACCGTCCGTGTCGTCGAGAACGCATCGGGGGCGATCTCTCCGGTGGCCGGCGCCGAGGTCCGGGTCGAGGAAGCCGAAGGGCTGCGGCGCGCCCTCGACGGTGTCGCGGACGCGGAGGGGATAGCCCGCTTCCGGGGCGTCTCGGCCGGCCCCATCGTGGTTCTGGCCCGAAAGGACCTCGTGGCGGGTCGGGGCTCGGTGCTCGGCGCCGGAGAAGGCTTCCGGGTGGACGCCATGGTCACGCTCGCGCAGACGGCGGAGGTGAAGGGCGTCGTCCGCCAGCCGTCGGACGGCACGGGGCTCGGAGGTGTCAACGTCCTGGTCGACGCCGGACCGTGGAAGGGGATTCTCGGCGCAGCGACGACCGACGCCGAAGGCCGCTTCCTCATCGAGGGCCTTCCCGGGGGAGACGGGACGGTCTACCGGATCCGGGCGGAGGACCCGCGGACTCTGCGCGGCGGCTCGTCCCCGGTCTTCGTCCTCCTCGCGGGAGAGGTGAAGGAGATCGACGTGACGCTGCGCGGGATCGGAAGCGTCACGGGCGTTCTCCGGACGTTCGACGGGACGAGAGCCCTCGCCGGTGCGGAGGTCGACGTCTCCTCCCACTCCGAGGACGGGAGCGGCAGTCCCGACCTTCGCATCTCGACGGGGGAGGACGGGCGATACCGTGCCGAGGGAGTTCCCGAGGGGACGATCCTCGTTCGGGCCCGCGTCCCGCTTTCGGGCCTCTCGGCCCGCGCCACGGGTCGGCTGTCCGGAGAGGGCGAGACGCTCACGGTCGACCTCGCGGCCTCGGCGACGGGACGCGTGCGCGGTGAGGTCCTCGCCAGCTCCGGCGAACCCTTGCCCGTCGGCAGCCTCGCGCCCGAGGTTCGGCTCGAAGCGGGAGCGACGCTCGAGACGCGCCTCTCTGTGGCATACGACTTCGTCGAGGTCGACGCGACGGCGCCGTTGCTCCTCCAGGCTTCGGAGCGGGTCGAGCCGTTCCACGGAGGTCTGTTGCGGGGGCGCGCCGTAGCTGGTCAGACCGTCGTTGCGGACGTCCGCTATGCCCCGTTTGGAACGCTGCGCGTGCGGGTCGTCAAACCGGACCCCGATCACCACGGTCTCTTCCTGCCCGCGCCCGGAGTCGTCGTTCTCTCGTGCGGTGAGCCCTACGAGCACCGGTTCCCCTGCGGCATGCCGGTCCGGACCGACTCCGCCGGGAACGTCACTCTCTCCAGCGTGGGTGGAGGCGCGCCCGGGCGCCTCGTCGCGACGGAGGAGGCGACGGGAGCGAGCGGGACGTCCGGCGTCGCGCCCTTCTCCGCCGATGGCGAGACGCGCGACGTGACCGTCGTCGTCGAGCCTCGCGGCGTCGTCCGTGGGCGGCTGCTGCTCCCGGCAGGAGCCGGGCCGGCCGGCGATGCGAGCGTCGTCCTGCAGCAGCAGGATCTCCGCGGCTTCTGGATCGACGTGGCCTCGACCGTCTCGAGTACCGACGGCCGCTTCGAGCTGCGCGACGTCGGGTTCGGTCATCTCGTCCTCCGTGCGGCGACGACGACCGGCCTGCTCGCGCGAGTGGAGGTGGCCCTCCCGCTCACCGCCTCGATTCCGGTCGTCGGCACGGGGGACCTTATTCTCGACGGCGAACGGCCCCGGGTGGTTCTCGGGACGCCCTCCGACGGCTCCTTCGACGTCGCGCTGACGCCGGCGATCGAGGCCGTCTTCTCCGAGCCGCTCGGCGCGGCCCTCCACGGCCGGCGGCCAGAGGATTTCGTCGAGCTGAGCGGTCCGTACGGAGCCGTGCCGGCGACCGTCACCCTCGACGCCGGCGACACGCTCCTTCGGGTCGCCCTGGCGAACGGGGCGTCGCTCGCCGGCGCAACGACGTACCAGTTCCGGGTCCTCGGCTCCCTTCCCGACCGCGCCGGTCTGACGCTCGGCGGAGACGTCGTCGTCCGCTTCACGACGGCCGACCTGACGGCGCCCACGATTCTCACCTCCTCGCCGCTGCCGGGCCAGATCCAGGTCGCGACCGACGTGAACCCGGTCGTCGTCTTCACGAAGGCGCTCGACGCGGCCACGGTCGCTTCCGGCGTGCGGCTCGAGAGGCGCGACGCGCCGCAGGGGCCGGTCGCCTGCGCTCCCGCGCTGCGCGCTGACGGGCGGACCGTCGCCCTCAACCCGGATTCGCCGCTGGCGGAGGAGGCCGGCTACGAGATCGTCGTTGACGACGTCGCCGACGCGGCGGGCAACCGCCTGCCGTCGACCGTCCGGATTCCGTTCCTGACGCGCGACGACCACGCACCCGTCGTGACTCTCGACACCCCTACAACGTCGACCCCTCTGGAGGGCAGCATTCAGGAGTTCACGCTTCGCTTCGACGACGACGACGTGGATCTCGTGCGCCTCACGATCGCCGCGGCGACCGGCTCGACGACCTGTGGCGAGAGTCCTCCGGCCCCGTCGGAACGGGCCATCTCGTTCTCCTGCCGGCTACCGCTCATCTCGGCAGCGGGCGGGACGAGCGTCGTCGTCCGGGCCGAGGGGATCGATCGGTCGGGCAACGCCGCGCTCCCGTCGGACACGGTCCTTGCCCTCGCTCCCGACGCGCCGCCGGTCCTCACGGTGACGAGCCCGACGGACGGGACCCGCTATCTCTCGGGGACCGCGATCCTCGTCGTCGGGAGCGTCGAGGAGGACAACGGCCCTGTCACCGTGACGGTGAGCTTCGGCGGGGCGAACTGGACCACGAGCGGTCCGGGCACCTTCTCGCTGAGCCTTCCGGTCCCGATCGTCGCGGCGCCCGCGACCCTGGTCCTCGAGGTTTCGGCCGTCGACGCGGCCGGGAACGCGGCCCGATCCATCGCGATTCCGCTCGGCGTCGACCCCGACGTGACGTTCCCGTCGATCTCGATCGCAGCGCCCGAAACAGGCAGCGCCTTCATCGGCGGACGGCCGCTCCTGCTCGTCGCTTCGGCCACGGACGACGCCACGGGTGTTTCCCTGCGCTGGCGGGCCGGGAGCGGAGAGTGGAGCCCGCCTGCTGTCGGCGCTCTTTCGATCCTCGTGCCGACGCCCGTCGTCATGGCCGAGACACCCTTCCTCCTCGAGCTCGAGGCGCGCGACGGCGCGGGAAACGTCACACCGGCGACCCGGAGCGTCCGCCTCCTGCCCAACCTCGCTCCGATCCTCTCCGTGACGATGCCCGGCCCGGGGTTCCGAGTGACGGCGCTGGCGAGCTTCGTCGTCACCGGGACGGCTTCGGACGACGGCGGCCTTCCCACGGTGACGGCGACGTACGGCGGCGCGACGAGGACATCGACAGGAGAGGACTTCTCGTTCTCGTTCCCTGCACCGGCGGTCTCTACACCGACCGAGTCGACGCTTCAGGTGATGGCGGCGGACGCGGAAGGGAATTCCTCGGGGCCCGTCGACCTCGTCGTCACGGTGGTGCCCGATGCCGGTGGGACGCCGACGATCGTCCTCACTTCGCCGGATCCCGCGGTCCTTCTCGCGGGAGAGGACGCCTCGGTGCGCCTGACGTATGCCGACAACGTCGGCCTCGAGGCCGCGACGGCCGAGGTGACGGGTGGCCTGACGTCCGGCGGCCAACTGAGCTACGCGCTCGCGGGGACGAGCGCGGAGAAGTCCGTGCCGCTCACCTCGGCCGCCGTGCCGTTCGGCACCCCGGCTCGCATTTCAGCGGAACTCCGCAACATCTCTGCGCGAACGGCCTCGCTCGACGTCGCGCTCCCGGTCGCCTTCCATCGCCTCGAGAATCCGCTCCCCGCAGGCCCGATTGCCGAAGGAAGCCTCCTGTCCCTCGCGTTCCGTCTGACGCCGGAAGGGCGTGCTCGTGCGGCGGCCCTGAGGCTCGAGATCGGGACGCAAACGGCGGAAGGCTTCGCTTCAGTCGCGTGCGCCCAGCGCTCCGCCCCACTGGCCGAGCTCGAGACACTCGCCATCGAGGTCCCTTCCGGCCTCGCCGGCCTCGTCCTCCGTTCCGTCCTCGTCGAGGCCGGCGGGAACGAGGCGACGGCCGCCGACGCTGACGGGCGCGCCCTCTTCGAGAAGCCTGTCGTCACGACGGCCGACACCGCGTCTCCCACCGTCGCCATCGTGGCCCCCGCGGAAGCCGAAACGTTCAGAGCCGGCGCACCCGTCGCCGTGGACGTGACCGCGACCGACGACGTCCGGCTCCGGTCGATCGAGGTGGCGTTCGCCGGGATCACGAAGGCGTGTGCCGCCTCGCCCTGCCGGGTCTCCTTCTTCGCACCGCAGGCGGCGGCGCCGGCGAGCCACACGATCACCGCGGTGGCGAAAGACGCCTCGGGCCGGAACGCGAACGCCACGGTCACCGTCACCGTGGCGCCGCCGGCAGGAGCCTCTCCGGGCGTGGCGGATCAGCGCGGCGACGGGCGAAAGCCGCGCGTCGCCTTCGTGACTCCGGCCCACTCGCCCGCTGCGGTACCTCCCCTGTCCACATACGTGCCGTGGGTCGACGCCTCGGACGAAGACGGGATCGAGACGATCGAGCTCTTCCTCGGGGACGACGCACAGGCGCCGTGCCTCGTTCTCCGGATGCCGGAAGACGCCTGGCCACCGCGGAAGGGGTGCGCCATCCCCGGCCTTCCCGAAGGAACAGAACTCGTGCTGCTTGCGCGGGCGACGGACCGCGCAGGCGAGAGCGCGGAAGCTCGAAGCGTCCTCGTCGTCCGGGAGGGACTCCGGCTCCTTGGTCCGGTGTCTCTCGCAGGTCGCAGGGACGAACTGGCCGACACCACGCTCTACGTCGAAGGCGACGTGTCGGTCGACGGCGAGCTTCTCGTCGGCGAGCTGCACCTGCGTGCGGGCGCCACGCTGCGGCCCTCGCCCGGCGGCGCTACCCCCGACGGGCTACGTATCCGGGCGAGGAGCGACCTCGTTCTCGACGCCGGCTCGAGGGTCGACGTGTCGGCGACGGGGGCTCGCCGGGCATCAGAGCTCGACCCGGGCTCGCCTCCCGACCGGGAAGGAGAGGGCGCCCCGCACGGTGGAGACGCCGGCGTGGAGGGCGCGCTGCGCGCTGCCTACGGTTCGGCGTCCGATCCGGTGCTTCCCGGGGCGCGCGGGGGCACTGCCGGGACGTTTGGGGGCGGCGTCGTCTCGCTCAGGGCGAGGCGGATCGTCCTCGCGGGTGTCGTCGAAGCGAACGGCGAGGACGGAAACGTGGACCGACCGGCGTGGCGGGGCCTCGGGGCCGGGGGTTCGATCTTCCTCGCAGCGGACGAGACCGTGAGCGGGCCCGTCGATACGGACGTGAAGGCCCCACGGTGGGGATTCCTCTCGGCACGCGGAGGTGCTCCGTCGCCGGCCGAAGCGGTTCCCTTCGCCGGTGCTTTCGCCGCCGGCGGGCGCCTCGCCCTCTCGGCGCCACTCCTCACGCTTCCGCTTCTCGACGTGTCGGGGACGCGGCCGCCGGAGGCACCGGTGTCGGGAAGGACGGGAACGATCTTCGTCCGGGACGCGCTGAGGCCGGATGGCGTGCTTCTCGTTCCCAGGCCACTGGCGGCGAGATCTCGCCTTCGGGGAAGACACCGTGACGGCCACCGCCGCACAGCTGGGCCGCGGGGCCGCTCACGTCATCGCGGGGGCGCTCGGTCTCCTGGTCGTCATGCCGATCGTGGCGGACGACCCGTTCCTCGTCACCCCCGCGTCCGGTGGGCAGGCCGTCTTCGCTTCGGGTGA